One segment of Methylotuvimicrobium sp. KM2 DNA contains the following:
- the purF gene encoding amidophosphoribosyltransferase: MCGIAGIVAHNNVNQELYDALTVLQHRGQDASGIVTCENGRLHLRKDNGLVRDVFTTSQMLKLKGNMGIGHVRYPTAGCTSSAEAQPFYVNSPFGLTLAHNGNLTNTEALKHVLFIEDQRHINTDSDSEVLLNVFAHELQQLRKLKLTVDDVFTAVSRVHQRVRGAYAVVVMIAGFGILGFRDPHGIRPIVFGERKSDKGSEFMIASESVALDVLGFDLIRDIEPGEAVFIEESGALHTKQCSDFVDHCPCMFEYVYFARPDSIIDDIQVYKARLRMGEKLAEKIMRVWPDHDIDVVIPIPDTSRTAALQLANKLRVKYREGFIKNRYIGRTFIMPGQQKRKKSVKQKLNAIDLEFDGKNVLLIDDSVVRGTTSEQIIQMAREAGAKKVYFASAAPPVRYPNVYGIDMPVVEELIAHGRTEDEVCEAIGADRLIYQDLEDLIEAVRKGNRDIQHFDTSCFSREYITGDIDDAYLENVQALRNDDAQAKRNSENFIIEMQNSD; this comes from the coding sequence ATGTGTGGTATTGCCGGTATTGTTGCTCATAACAACGTCAATCAAGAGCTGTATGATGCGTTGACCGTATTGCAGCATAGGGGGCAGGATGCGAGCGGCATCGTGACCTGTGAAAACGGGCGGTTGCATTTACGTAAGGACAACGGCCTGGTTCGGGATGTATTTACGACCAGTCAAATGCTGAAGCTCAAGGGTAATATGGGCATCGGTCATGTGCGCTATCCGACCGCCGGATGTACGAGCTCGGCCGAAGCGCAGCCCTTTTATGTGAATTCGCCGTTCGGCCTGACGCTGGCTCATAACGGCAATTTAACCAACACCGAAGCGTTAAAGCACGTTTTATTCATCGAAGATCAACGTCATATCAATACCGACTCCGATTCCGAAGTATTGCTCAATGTGTTTGCGCATGAGTTGCAGCAACTACGTAAGTTGAAATTGACTGTGGACGACGTGTTTACCGCGGTTTCCAGAGTTCATCAGCGCGTTCGCGGCGCTTATGCGGTCGTCGTAATGATAGCGGGTTTCGGCATCTTAGGCTTTCGCGACCCGCACGGCATCCGGCCTATCGTATTCGGCGAAAGAAAATCCGATAAAGGCAGCGAATTCATGATCGCTTCCGAAAGTGTCGCGCTGGATGTCTTGGGCTTTGATCTGATTCGGGATATCGAGCCCGGAGAGGCAGTGTTCATCGAGGAATCGGGTGCCTTGCATACCAAGCAATGTTCCGATTTCGTCGATCATTGTCCTTGTATGTTCGAATATGTCTATTTTGCTCGACCCGACTCGATCATCGACGATATCCAGGTTTATAAGGCCCGCTTGAGAATGGGTGAAAAATTGGCCGAAAAAATTATGCGGGTATGGCCGGATCACGATATCGATGTGGTGATTCCGATTCCCGATACCAGTCGAACCGCGGCATTGCAGTTGGCTAACAAGCTTCGTGTCAAATACCGAGAAGGTTTTATCAAAAACCGTTATATCGGACGGACGTTCATCATGCCGGGGCAACAAAAGCGCAAAAAATCGGTTAAGCAAAAGCTCAATGCGATCGATTTGGAATTCGACGGAAAAAATGTTTTGCTAATTGACGACTCTGTCGTCAGAGGAACGACTTCGGAACAAATCATACAAATGGCCCGTGAAGCCGGGGCTAAAAAAGTGTATTTTGCATCGGCAGCGCCGCCGGTCAGATATCCGAATGTCTACGGTATCGATATGCCGGTGGTCGAAGAGTTAATTGCGCACGGCCGTACCGAAGACGAGGTTTGCGAAGCGATCGGTGCGGATCGTTTAATTTATCAGGATCTTGAGGATTTGATCGAGGCGGTAAGGAAAGGCAATAGGGATATTCAGCATTTCGATACATCGTGCTTCAGCCGCGAATATATAACCGGCGATATCGATGATGCCTATTTGGAGAACGTTCAAGCCTTGCGTAACGATGATGCTCAGGCAAAAAGAAATTCGGAAAATTTTATCATAGAAATGCAGAATTCAGACTGA
- the folC gene encoding bifunctional tetrahydrofolate synthase/dihydrofolate synthase: protein MKHFDTLEGWLRWQEGLHPQTIDLGLERVQRVFRALQPDYNKPPTITVAGTNGKGSCVAFLEFIYRAQGYRVGTYTSPHILSYNERIKINGKPVSDDLICSAFERIESVRDGVSLSYFEFGTLAALDIFSRANLDVQLLEVGLGGRLDAVNIVDPDVSIISSIGIDHADWLGETRELIGREKAGIFRKQVPAIISDPEPPDSIFEYANEIEAPAFFIGCDFAYRKQSKGWIWCAPDRQIDRLPEPNLKGEHQYRNAAAVVMAATLMSSRLPISVDSIRHGIGSVELTGRFQFIHDEIPVLLDVGHNPQAVQTLIDYLSDNFSGKRVHAVFTMMKDKDIPGVISIMKPLVHQWYFVPLKDNPRCVSKAMMQDYFEQCKITGVDFGFSGLQDALDSAKTKAGKNDLLLVFGSFFLVSEYLGICAK from the coding sequence CCGCCGACGATCACGGTAGCAGGAACTAATGGTAAAGGTTCATGCGTGGCCTTTTTGGAATTCATTTATCGGGCTCAAGGTTATCGAGTCGGCACCTATACTTCTCCGCATATTCTAAGTTATAACGAACGTATAAAAATTAACGGCAAACCAGTTAGCGACGATTTGATCTGTTCGGCTTTCGAGCGTATTGAATCGGTTCGAGACGGTGTTTCGTTGAGTTACTTTGAATTCGGTACCTTGGCTGCGCTCGATATTTTTTCCAGGGCCAATCTCGATGTGCAATTGTTGGAGGTAGGATTGGGCGGGCGTCTTGATGCCGTCAATATTGTGGACCCCGACGTTTCTATTATTTCCAGCATTGGGATCGATCATGCCGATTGGCTCGGCGAAACGCGCGAGCTGATTGGCCGTGAAAAAGCCGGTATTTTCAGAAAGCAAGTTCCTGCGATTATCAGCGATCCTGAGCCACCCGACTCGATATTCGAATATGCAAATGAAATCGAGGCCCCGGCTTTTTTTATCGGGTGCGATTTTGCTTACAGGAAGCAGTCGAAAGGTTGGATATGGTGTGCACCCGATCGGCAGATCGACCGATTGCCGGAACCTAATCTCAAAGGCGAGCATCAATATCGAAATGCGGCTGCTGTGGTAATGGCTGCGACCCTAATGTCTTCACGCCTCCCGATTAGTGTGGATTCGATAAGGCATGGCATCGGGTCCGTTGAACTAACTGGGCGTTTTCAATTCATTCATGACGAGATACCTGTCCTACTCGATGTCGGGCATAATCCTCAAGCCGTTCAGACCTTGATCGACTATCTAAGTGATAATTTTTCCGGCAAACGCGTTCATGCCGTTTTTACGATGATGAAGGATAAAGATATTCCTGGCGTTATCAGCATCATGAAACCATTGGTTCATCAATGGTATTTTGTGCCGTTAAAAGACAATCCTCGGTGCGTTTCCAAGGCAATGATGCAAGATTATTTCGAACAGTGCAAAATTACGGGTGTTGATTTCGGTTTCTCCGGACTGCAAGATGCATTGGATAGTGCCAAGACTAAAGCCGGAAAAAACGATTTATTATTGGTTTTCGGTTCTTTCTTTTTAGTATCTGAATATTTAGGAATATGCGCAAAATAA
- a CDS encoding CvpA family protein encodes MIWVDYAILGLISISLVIGLFRGFIEEAFSLVLWVVAIWLGLTFSREFSVLLEPVFSVPSARVAAAFAALFFAVLIGGALINLMLRKLVKQTGLTGSDRFAGMIFGIARGLLVVTVCVMLAGLTPLPEDAWWKESTLIPPFQSLAVWLREHIPSDLMSYVNYR; translated from the coding sequence ATGATCTGGGTCGATTATGCCATTTTGGGGTTGATCTCCATTTCCTTGGTGATCGGTTTGTTTAGAGGCTTTATCGAAGAGGCATTCTCACTGGTATTGTGGGTCGTCGCGATTTGGCTCGGATTAACTTTTAGTCGTGAGTTTTCCGTGCTTTTGGAGCCGGTTTTTAGCGTGCCTTCGGCACGGGTTGCCGCAGCCTTTGCGGCATTGTTTTTTGCCGTGTTGATTGGGGGTGCATTGATCAATTTAATGTTACGAAAATTGGTCAAGCAAACCGGATTGACCGGGTCGGATCGTTTCGCTGGAATGATTTTCGGTATCGCTCGCGGATTGTTGGTCGTCACGGTTTGCGTCATGTTGGCCGGTTTGACGCCGCTTCCGGAGGATGCTTGGTGGAAAGAATCGACTTTGATTCCGCCTTTTCAATCGCTTGCCGTCTGGTTGCGGGAACATATTCCGTCGGACCTGATGAGCTATGTTAATTATCGTTGA
- a CDS encoding SPOR domain-containing protein, producing the protein MDQELKQRLIGAVVITALAAIFVPMLFDDPIEESGELVNELALPEPPTQDFAKTAERLPDSSRPQWTEESVDEPEPDVDEVEGLTPEELEYIGPVDDGSELKPIDKNKLPASLMETDKPAETAPVSEVRVLETKTESVAALPIAELVTWYIQPGSFSKKDNAFALRDKLRSQGFPAAVEEFDIRGGKSYRVLVGPETDKSKAQALKNRLDADNNLKSLLLSVNKPKAIEPAAATAQGGQTAPQQNSPAASTGLVKWYIQLGSFSKQENADSLRDKLRAKGFPAAVTEVDTAQGKAYRLRVGPELDKKRAETQLMQLDSQHSLKGFLVSE; encoded by the coding sequence ATGGACCAGGAATTAAAACAAAGATTGATCGGCGCGGTTGTCATCACCGCGTTGGCCGCTATTTTTGTACCGATGCTGTTTGACGATCCGATTGAGGAGAGCGGTGAATTGGTCAATGAATTAGCCTTACCTGAGCCGCCAACGCAGGACTTTGCCAAGACTGCCGAGCGTCTTCCGGACAGTAGTCGGCCTCAATGGACCGAAGAGTCGGTTGACGAACCCGAGCCTGATGTCGATGAAGTAGAGGGGTTGACTCCTGAAGAACTCGAATACATTGGGCCTGTCGATGACGGGTCTGAGCTTAAGCCTATTGATAAGAATAAATTGCCGGCCTCTTTGATGGAAACGGATAAGCCGGCTGAGACGGCTCCGGTTTCCGAAGTCAGGGTTCTGGAAACGAAAACGGAGTCGGTAGCGGCATTGCCGATTGCGGAACTTGTGACTTGGTATATACAGCCGGGCAGTTTTAGTAAGAAAGATAATGCATTCGCATTACGCGATAAATTGCGTTCGCAAGGTTTTCCGGCAGCAGTCGAGGAATTTGACATCCGAGGCGGAAAATCCTATCGGGTCTTGGTGGGGCCTGAAACCGATAAAAGCAAAGCCCAGGCGCTTAAAAATCGGCTGGATGCCGACAATAACCTCAAAAGTCTGTTATTGTCAGTCAATAAACCCAAGGCCATTGAACCGGCAGCGGCTACTGCTCAAGGGGGGCAAACGGCGCCTCAACAGAACAGTCCGGCTGCAAGCACAGGTCTGGTTAAGTGGTATATACAATTAGGTAGTTTCAGTAAGCAGGAAAATGCCGATTCGCTCCGTGATAAACTGCGCGCAAAAGGTTTTCCTGCCGCCGTTACCGAAGTAGATACCGCGCAAGGTAAGGCGTATCGTCTTCGTGTCGGTCCCGAGCTCGATAAAAAACGGGCTGAAACCCAACTGATGCAATTGGATAGCCAACACAGTCTGAAAGGTTTTCTGGTTTCCGAATAA
- a CDS encoding O-succinylhomoserine sulfhydrylase: MKDTDWNDYSLETQAIRAGHRRTGEAEHSIPIFMTSSYVFDSAEEASLKFTGQIPGNIYSRFTNPTVNAFQERLAWMEKGERCLAFASGMAAIMAVGMGLLKSGDHVVVSRGVFGNTVLMFQNYFAKFGVESDFVALTDLAAWESAIKPNTRFLFLETPSNPLTEIADIQALADLAHGSDCLLIVDNCFCTPALQKPLELGADIIVHSATKYIDGHGRCVGGAVVASEEIIEKAIYPYLRTGGATMSPFNAWAFLSGLETLALRMEKHCANALDLARWLERQPGVERVHYPGLVSHPQHELAKRQQSGFGGIVSFELKGGKEPAWNLIDSTRMISITANLGDVKSTITHPATTTHGRLTPEAREAAGIKDGLVRVSVGLENIEDIKKDLSAVNAFV, from the coding sequence ATGAAAGATACCGATTGGAACGATTATTCGCTCGAAACTCAGGCCATTAGAGCGGGGCATCGGCGAACGGGCGAAGCAGAGCATAGCATTCCGATATTCATGACTTCCAGTTATGTGTTTGACAGCGCCGAAGAAGCCTCATTGAAGTTTACCGGCCAAATTCCCGGTAATATCTACTCCCGCTTTACCAATCCGACTGTCAATGCATTCCAGGAAAGATTGGCTTGGATGGAAAAGGGTGAGCGTTGCTTGGCTTTTGCGTCGGGCATGGCCGCCATCATGGCGGTCGGCATGGGCTTACTAAAGTCGGGCGATCATGTGGTGGTGTCGCGTGGCGTATTCGGCAATACCGTGTTGATGTTTCAAAATTATTTTGCCAAGTTCGGCGTTGAGAGCGATTTTGTCGCCTTAACCGATTTGGCTGCTTGGGAATCGGCGATCAAACCGAATACCCGTTTTTTGTTTTTGGAGACGCCGTCTAATCCGTTGACCGAAATCGCCGATATTCAAGCGCTTGCCGACTTGGCGCATGGGAGTGATTGTTTATTGATTGTCGACAATTGTTTTTGTACTCCGGCACTGCAAAAACCGCTCGAACTGGGTGCGGATATCATCGTCCATTCGGCGACCAAATATATCGATGGGCATGGTCGCTGTGTCGGCGGCGCTGTTGTTGCTTCCGAAGAAATCATCGAAAAGGCCATCTATCCTTATTTGCGCACAGGCGGCGCCACGATGAGCCCCTTCAATGCCTGGGCTTTTCTGTCGGGGCTCGAAACGCTAGCACTACGCATGGAAAAACATTGCGCCAATGCTTTGGATTTAGCTCGTTGGTTGGAAAGGCAACCGGGAGTGGAAAGGGTTCACTATCCGGGTCTGGTATCGCATCCGCAACATGAATTGGCGAAACGTCAGCAAAGCGGATTCGGCGGTATCGTGAGTTTTGAATTGAAGGGCGGCAAAGAGCCGGCCTGGAATTTGATCGATTCGACGCGCATGATTTCGATTACGGCAAACCTGGGTGACGTCAAAAGCACAATTACTCATCCTGCGACAACCACGCATGGTCGTCTGACGCCGGAGGCGCGGGAGGCTGCGGGAATCAAGGATGGTTTGGTGCGTGTTTCGGTCGGTCTCGAAAACATCGAGGACATCAAAAAAGATTTGTCGGCAGTGAATGCTTTTGTTTGA